In Streptomyces sp. SN-593, a single genomic region encodes these proteins:
- a CDS encoding DUF3117 domain-containing protein has translation MAAMKPRTGDGPLEVTKEGRSIIMRVPLEGGGRLVVELTPDEADALGDALKKAIV, from the coding sequence ATGGCGGCCATGAAGCCGCGGACGGGTGACGGCCCGCTCGAGGTGACCAAGGAGGGGCGGAGCATCATCATGCGCGTTCCGCTGGAGGGTGGCGGGCGGCTTGTCGTCGAGCTGACCCCGGACGAGGCGGACGCCCTGGGCGACGCGCTGAAGAAGGCCATCGTCTGA
- a CDS encoding O-methyltransferase codes for MQGEHRTRGAAIIGNRQASWAFADAFVAEDDALVDARARSHAAALRAVSPGTGAALRLLAGACDAKAVVEIGTGAGVSGIHLMRGMRPDGVLTTVDSEPDRQQLARQAYREAGIAANRARFICGRALDVLPRLTDGGYDLVFCDADRLECLAYLDESLRLLRPGGVLCFEGTFAQGRALDAAHQDAESVHLRELMRAVRDSPRLAPVLLPTDDGLLCAVRRA; via the coding sequence TTGCAAGGAGAACACCGGACAAGGGGAGCGGCCATCATCGGCAACCGGCAGGCGAGCTGGGCGTTCGCGGACGCGTTCGTGGCCGAGGACGACGCCCTGGTCGACGCGCGCGCCCGCTCGCACGCGGCCGCGCTGCGCGCGGTCTCCCCCGGCACCGGCGCGGCCCTGCGGCTGCTCGCCGGCGCCTGCGACGCGAAAGCCGTGGTGGAGATCGGCACCGGCGCCGGCGTCTCCGGTATCCACCTGATGCGCGGCATGCGGCCCGACGGGGTGCTGACGACCGTGGACTCCGAGCCCGACCGGCAGCAGCTCGCCCGCCAGGCGTACCGCGAGGCCGGGATCGCGGCGAACCGGGCCCGCTTCATCTGCGGCCGCGCCCTCGACGTGCTGCCCCGGCTCACCGACGGCGGTTACGACCTGGTCTTCTGCGACGCCGACCGGCTGGAGTGCCTGGCCTACCTCGACGAGTCGCTGCGGCTGCTGCGCCCGGGCGGCGTGCTCTGCTTCGAGGGGACCTTCGCCCAGGGCCGCGCGCTGGACGCCGCCCACCAGGACGCGGAGTCCGTGCACTTGCGCGAGCTGATGCGCGCGGTACGCGACAGCCCGCGGCTGGCCCCGGTGCTGCTGCCCACCGACGACGGACTGCTGTGCGCGGTGCGCCGCGCCTGA
- the sigE gene encoding RNA polymerase sigma factor SigE, whose amino-acid sequence MVGALLETTRADRGGAAVTGDRGMLDRFRKSTGQPKSVTDTADDSSRTTDSATATATFATDGDGPTWTPPSWEEIVSTHSARVYRLAYRLTGNQHDAEDLTQEVFVRVFRSLSTYTPGTFEGWLHRITTNLFLDMVRRRQRIRFDALGDDAAERLPSREPSPAQHFSDTHFDADVQQALDTLAPEFRAAVVLCDIEGLSYEEIAATLGVKLGTVRSRIHRGRSHLRKALEHRAPGARPAPALAATAPKPLEGGRA is encoded by the coding sequence ATGGTAGGGGCTCTACTGGAGACCACCAGAGCCGACAGGGGAGGTGCGGCTGTGACCGGTGACCGGGGAATGCTCGACCGCTTCCGCAAGTCCACCGGACAGCCCAAATCCGTGACCGACACCGCTGATGACAGTTCACGCACGACCGACTCCGCGACCGCGACCGCGACGTTCGCCACCGACGGAGACGGCCCGACGTGGACGCCTCCTTCCTGGGAGGAGATCGTCAGCACGCACAGTGCCCGGGTGTACCGGCTGGCCTACCGCCTGACCGGGAACCAGCACGACGCGGAGGACCTCACCCAGGAGGTCTTCGTGCGGGTCTTCCGCTCCCTGTCCACCTACACGCCCGGCACCTTCGAGGGCTGGCTGCACCGCATCACCACGAACCTCTTCCTGGACATGGTGCGGCGCCGCCAGCGCATCCGTTTCGACGCCCTCGGCGACGACGCGGCGGAGCGGCTGCCCAGCCGCGAGCCGTCCCCGGCGCAGCACTTCAGCGACACCCACTTCGACGCGGACGTCCAGCAGGCGCTGGACACCCTCGCGCCGGAGTTCCGTGCCGCCGTGGTGCTCTGCGACATCGAGGGGCTGTCGTACGAGGAGATCGCCGCGACGCTCGGGGTGAAGCTGGGCACCGTGCGGAGCCGCATCCACCGCGGCCGCTCGCACCTGCGCAAGGCTCTGGAGCACCGGGCGCCCGGAGCGCGCCCGGCGCCCGCACTCGCTGCCACCGCACCCAAACCCCTGGAGGGCGGCAGAGCGTGA
- a CDS encoding zf-HC2 domain-containing protein: protein MSSSGSGEQHRPQRPAPAEQHLGDRLAAFVDGELSDDSRDRVMAHLATCAQCKTAAAEQRRLKSVIAGSELPAISAGLLARLQGLPAMDGEDGPGGPTRPRGLSADEAGGPGHRRGPFDGGFFGSRPPVPDPVLSDPGGPDADRSGSGLARSGGARREEYSFLGPAADLVPAGDGRGRGFRVHDSTSRGRRFAFAAAGAFSMAAIAIGSALPMEASMDGGARPDDGPAVSPLSAGQVSDTRGSIPRGVLGAEREEQQRRGRTVLASATSVPLIAPVQQASDHSFPLR from the coding sequence GTGAGCAGCAGCGGTTCAGGCGAGCAGCACCGTCCCCAACGTCCTGCACCCGCCGAGCAGCACCTCGGTGACCGACTCGCCGCCTTCGTCGACGGCGAACTCTCGGACGACAGCCGGGACCGGGTGATGGCCCATCTCGCGACATGCGCACAGTGTAAGACCGCTGCTGCCGAGCAGCGGCGGCTCAAGAGCGTGATCGCCGGCTCGGAGCTGCCGGCCATCTCGGCCGGCCTGCTGGCGCGCCTCCAGGGCCTGCCGGCGATGGACGGCGAGGACGGACCGGGCGGCCCGACCCGCCCCCGGGGCCTGTCGGCCGACGAGGCGGGCGGCCCCGGCCACCGCCGCGGCCCGTTCGACGGCGGCTTCTTCGGTTCGCGGCCCCCGGTGCCCGATCCGGTGCTCTCCGACCCGGGCGGTCCGGACGCCGACCGTTCCGGCTCGGGCCTGGCCCGGTCCGGGGGCGCGCGGCGCGAGGAGTACTCCTTCCTCGGCCCGGCCGCCGACCTGGTGCCCGCCGGTGACGGCCGCGGCCGCGGCTTCCGGGTCCACGACAGCACCTCCCGCGGGCGCCGGTTCGCCTTCGCCGCCGCCGGCGCCTTCTCGATGGCGGCGATCGCCATCGGCAGCGCGCTGCCGATGGAGGCGTCGATGGACGGCGGTGCCCGACCCGACGACGGCCCCGCGGTCAGCCCGCTCAGCGCCGGCCAGGTCTCCGACACCCGCGGGAGCATCCCGCGCGGGGTGCTCGGCGCGGAGCGCGAGGAGCAGCAGCGGCGCGGGCGGACGGTGCTCGCCTCCGCCACGTCCGTCCCGTTGATAGCGCCGGTCCAGCAGGCGTCGGACCACTCGTTCCCGTTGCGCTGA
- a CDS encoding sec-independent translocase: protein MFFDIGPLELVALVVLAVLVFGPDKLPKLIQDAMAFIRKVREFSDSAKEDIRRELGPEFKDFEFEDLNPKTFIRKNLINSENDEYGLGELKDLGKSLDLRKDLDVTDLRKDMAEVTDAVNGVKTGVNGSSAASASSAASAGSGAAGAGAAESGGTPDRLRKPGAEEPPPFDTDAT from the coding sequence GTGTTCTTCGACATAGGCCCGCTGGAGCTGGTCGCGCTCGTCGTCCTTGCGGTGCTCGTCTTCGGTCCGGACAAGCTGCCCAAGCTCATCCAGGACGCCATGGCGTTCATCCGGAAGGTGCGGGAGTTCTCCGACAGCGCCAAGGAGGACATCCGCCGCGAGCTGGGTCCGGAGTTCAAGGACTTCGAGTTCGAGGACCTCAACCCGAAGACCTTCATCCGCAAGAACCTGATCAACAGCGAGAACGACGAGTACGGACTCGGCGAGCTGAAGGACCTCGGCAAGAGCCTCGACCTGCGCAAGGACCTCGACGTCACCGACCTGCGCAAGGACATGGCGGAGGTCACCGACGCGGTCAACGGGGTGAAGACGGGCGTCAACGGCTCGTCCGCCGCGTCAGCCTCCTCGGCGGCGTCCGCCGGGTCGGGTGCCGCCGGGGCCGGGGCCGCGGAATCCGGTGGCACCCCGGACCGGCTGAGGAAGCCGGGAGCCGAGGAGCCGCCGCCGTTTGACACCGACGCGACCTGA
- a CDS encoding Mrp/NBP35 family ATP-binding protein — translation MATALHGSTPTGTPTDDAVRAALATVDDPEIHKPITELGMVKSVDIADDGSVAVTVYLTVSGCPMRDEISGRVTAAVEGVAGVTSVRVELDVMSDEQRRELAASLRGGQAEKEIPFAQPGSLTRVYAVASGKGGVGKSSVTVNLAAAMAADGLKVGVVDADIYGHSVPRMLGAEGRPTQVENMIMPPSANGVKVISIGMFTPGNAPVVWRGPMLHRALQQFLADVYWGDLDVLLLDLPPGTGDIAISVAQLMPNAEILVVTTPQQAAAEVAERAGSIAVQTHQKIVGVVENMAGMPCPHCDEVVEVFGTGGGDRVAEGLSRTTGTTVPVLGRIPIDVRLREGGDDGTPVTLAAPDSPAGAALRGIAGKLTNRSRGLAGMSLGITPRNKF, via the coding sequence ATGGCTACCGCTCTGCACGGTTCGACTCCGACCGGCACCCCCACCGACGACGCCGTACGCGCCGCCCTGGCGACCGTTGACGACCCGGAGATCCACAAGCCGATCACCGAGCTCGGCATGGTGAAATCCGTGGACATCGCCGACGACGGCTCCGTCGCCGTCACCGTCTACCTCACCGTGTCCGGCTGCCCGATGCGGGACGAGATCAGCGGCCGGGTCACCGCCGCCGTCGAGGGCGTGGCCGGGGTGACCTCGGTACGGGTCGAGCTGGACGTGATGAGCGACGAGCAGCGCCGGGAGCTGGCGGCCTCGCTGCGCGGCGGCCAGGCCGAGAAGGAGATCCCCTTCGCCCAGCCCGGCTCGCTGACCCGGGTCTACGCGGTCGCCTCCGGCAAGGGCGGCGTCGGCAAGTCGTCGGTGACGGTCAACCTCGCGGCCGCGATGGCCGCCGACGGCCTGAAGGTCGGCGTGGTCGACGCGGACATCTACGGGCACAGCGTGCCGCGGATGCTCGGCGCGGAGGGCCGCCCCACCCAGGTCGAGAACATGATCATGCCGCCGTCGGCGAACGGCGTGAAGGTCATCTCGATCGGCATGTTCACCCCGGGCAACGCGCCGGTGGTGTGGCGCGGGCCGATGCTGCACCGCGCGCTCCAGCAGTTCCTCGCGGACGTGTACTGGGGCGACCTCGACGTCCTGCTGCTGGACCTGCCGCCCGGCACCGGCGACATCGCGATCTCGGTCGCGCAGCTCATGCCGAACGCGGAGATCCTGGTGGTGACCACCCCGCAGCAGGCGGCGGCGGAGGTCGCCGAGCGGGCCGGGTCGATCGCCGTGCAGACCCACCAGAAGATCGTCGGCGTCGTGGAGAACATGGCGGGCATGCCGTGCCCGCACTGCGACGAGGTCGTCGAGGTGTTCGGCACCGGCGGCGGTGACCGGGTGGCCGAGGGGCTGTCCCGCACCACCGGGACGACGGTGCCCGTGCTCGGCCGCATCCCGATCGACGTGCGGCTGCGGGAGGGCGGCGACGACGGCACGCCGGTGACGCTCGCGGCGCCCGACTCCCCGGCGGGCGCGGCGCTGCGGGGCATCGCCGGCAAGCTCACGAACCGCTCGCGCGGGCTGGCGGGGATGTCCCTCGGGATCACCCCCCGCAACAAGTTCTGA
- a CDS encoding DUF1003 domain-containing protein gives MAADERERTRHPSGATATGRPRKNRLDQPREPRRSLLPSYDPDAFGKLSERVARFLGTGRFIVWMTVIIIVWVLWNVFAPRAIQFDHYPFIFLTLMLSLQASYAAPLILLAQNRQDDRDRVNLEQDRKQNERSIADTEYLTREVAALRMGLGEVATRDWIRSELQDLVKEIEERRQESERHGTERHGTGRQGADRHGTGRQGADRQRPTRDEGDGRGR, from the coding sequence ATGGCCGCTGACGAGCGCGAGCGCACGCGCCACCCCTCGGGCGCGACGGCGACCGGGCGCCCCCGCAAGAACCGGCTGGACCAGCCGCGCGAGCCGCGCCGCAGCCTGCTGCCGTCCTACGACCCGGACGCGTTCGGCAAGCTCTCCGAGCGGGTGGCGCGGTTCCTGGGCACCGGGCGGTTCATCGTCTGGATGACGGTGATCATCATCGTCTGGGTGCTGTGGAACGTCTTCGCGCCGCGGGCCATCCAGTTCGACCACTACCCGTTCATCTTCCTGACCCTGATGCTCTCGCTCCAGGCCTCCTACGCGGCGCCGCTGATCCTGCTCGCGCAGAACCGGCAGGACGACCGGGACCGGGTGAACCTCGAACAGGACCGCAAGCAGAACGAGCGGAGCATCGCCGACACCGAGTACCTGACCCGCGAGGTGGCCGCGCTGCGGATGGGCCTGGGCGAGGTCGCCACCCGGGACTGGATCCGCTCGGAGCTGCAGGACCTGGTCAAGGAGATCGAGGAGCGGCGCCAGGAATCCGAACGGCACGGCACCGAGCGGCACGGCACCGGCCGGCAGGGCGCCGACCGGCACGGCACCGGCCGACAGGGCGCCGACCGGCAGCGGCCGACCCGTGACGAAGGCGACGGCCGGGGCCGCTGA
- a CDS encoding magnesium transporter MgtE N-terminal domain-containing protein — protein sequence MAAGAPRVFVSHLAGVAVFDPNGDQVGRVRDVVVMLRVRGRPPRVLGLVVEVVSRRQIFLPMTRVTGVESGQVITTGVVNMRRFEQRPTETLVLGELLDRRVRLATDESGSPAETPAAAARSAAGQAPSVEVTVLDVSMTQLPSRRDWEIDKVFVRRGRGRALRRRGEALTVDWSVVSGFSLAEEGQGAENLVATFEQLRPADLANVLHHLSPKRRGEVAAALDDDRLADVLEELPDDDQVEILGKLKEERAADVLEAMDPDDAADLLAELPPDEQERLLTLMQPQEAAGVRRLLSYEERTAGGLMTTEPIVLRPDATVADALARIRNPDLSPALAAQVYVCRPPDDTPTGKYLGLVHFQRLLRDPPFTLLGSIVDTDLQPLEPDTGLPSVTSFLATYNMISAPVVDDSGSLLGAVTVDDVLDHLLPDDWRETAAYGAEDGTEPDDGADGRGADERAEAPDGR from the coding sequence ATGGCGGCAGGAGCCCCCCGGGTCTTCGTCTCGCACCTGGCCGGGGTCGCCGTCTTCGATCCGAACGGCGACCAGGTCGGACGGGTGCGCGACGTGGTCGTGATGCTGCGTGTCCGCGGTCGCCCGCCGCGGGTGCTCGGCCTGGTGGTCGAGGTGGTCAGCCGGCGGCAGATCTTCCTGCCCATGACGCGGGTCACCGGCGTGGAGTCCGGGCAGGTCATCACCACCGGCGTGGTGAACATGCGGCGCTTCGAGCAGCGGCCGACCGAGACGCTGGTGCTGGGCGAGCTGCTGGACCGCCGGGTGCGGCTGGCCACGGACGAGTCGGGCTCCCCCGCCGAGACGCCCGCCGCCGCGGCCCGCTCCGCCGCCGGACAGGCGCCCTCCGTCGAGGTCACCGTGCTCGACGTGTCGATGACGCAGCTGCCCTCCCGGCGGGACTGGGAGATCGACAAGGTCTTCGTCCGGCGCGGCAGGGGCAGGGCGCTGCGGCGCCGGGGCGAGGCGCTGACCGTGGACTGGTCGGTGGTCAGCGGGTTCTCGCTCGCCGAGGAGGGCCAGGGCGCGGAGAACCTGGTGGCGACCTTCGAGCAGTTGCGCCCGGCCGACCTGGCGAACGTGCTGCACCACCTGTCGCCCAAGCGCCGCGGCGAGGTGGCCGCCGCCCTCGACGACGACCGGCTCGCCGACGTCCTGGAGGAGCTGCCGGACGACGACCAGGTGGAGATCCTCGGCAAGCTGAAGGAGGAGCGGGCCGCCGACGTGCTGGAGGCGATGGACCCCGACGACGCCGCCGACCTGCTCGCCGAGCTGCCGCCCGACGAGCAGGAGCGCCTGCTCACCCTGATGCAGCCCCAGGAGGCCGCGGGCGTGCGGCGGCTGCTGTCGTACGAGGAGCGCACCGCGGGCGGGCTGATGACGACCGAGCCGATCGTGCTGCGCCCGGACGCGACGGTCGCCGACGCGCTGGCCCGCATCCGCAACCCCGACCTGTCCCCGGCGCTGGCCGCCCAGGTGTACGTGTGCCGGCCGCCGGACGACACCCCGACCGGCAAGTACCTCGGCCTGGTGCACTTCCAGCGGCTGCTGCGCGACCCGCCGTTCACGCTGCTCGGCTCGATCGTGGACACCGACCTGCAACCGCTGGAGCCGGACACCGGGCTGCCGTCGGTGACCAGCTTCCTGGCCACGTACAACATGATCTCGGCGCCCGTGGTCGACGACAGCGGCTCGCTGCTGGGCGCGGTGACCGTGGACGACGTGCTGGACCACCTGCTGCCCGACGACTGGCGGGAGACCGCGGCCTACGGCGCTGAGGACGGTACCGAGCCGGACGACGGCGCCGACGGCCGCGGGGCGGACGAGCGCGCGGAGGCACCCGATGGCCGCTGA
- a CDS encoding DMT family transporter: MTTPEQTAARPAAASTAQAGASEGGRGVDLALLAVAISGVSLSAPLIAATAAPALAIAFWRNAMAVGVLTPVALWRHRGELRRMGRRATGLSVLAGLVLAAHFGLWLPSLGMTSVATSTALVTTTPIWTTLILRLRGHRPPRLVWGGTALAVVGVLILTGLDLSTDGRALAGDALALGAGLAAAVYMLLGSEVRRTATTTAYTFVCYTTTAVALLCACLVSGSALGGYDGRTWLKIAALTVAAQLLGHSLLNRVVRGLGPSTTSTAILLETPGAALIAGLWLGQTPPAAAYPALAVILGGLALVILADRRR; encoded by the coding sequence GTGACCACTCCCGAGCAGACCGCCGCCCGACCCGCCGCCGCGTCGACGGCACAGGCGGGCGCGTCCGAGGGCGGGCGCGGGGTGGACCTGGCGCTGCTGGCCGTGGCGATCTCCGGGGTGTCGCTGTCCGCGCCGCTGATAGCGGCCACGGCCGCCCCCGCGCTGGCGATCGCCTTCTGGCGCAACGCGATGGCGGTGGGGGTGCTCACCCCGGTGGCGCTGTGGCGGCACCGGGGCGAACTGCGGCGGATGGGCCGGCGGGCGACCGGCCTGTCGGTGCTCGCCGGGCTGGTGCTGGCCGCGCACTTCGGGTTGTGGCTGCCCAGCCTGGGCATGACGTCGGTGGCCACCTCGACCGCGCTGGTCACCACCACCCCGATCTGGACCACGCTGATCCTGCGGCTGCGCGGCCACCGCCCGCCCCGGCTGGTGTGGGGCGGCACCGCGCTCGCCGTCGTCGGCGTGCTGATCCTCACCGGACTCGACCTGTCGACCGACGGGCGGGCCCTGGCCGGCGACGCGCTGGCGCTCGGCGCCGGGCTCGCCGCGGCGGTCTACATGCTGCTCGGCTCCGAGGTGCGGCGCACCGCGACGACCACCGCCTACACCTTCGTCTGCTACACGACCACGGCGGTGGCGCTGCTGTGCGCGTGCCTGGTCTCCGGGTCGGCGCTGGGCGGGTACGACGGGCGGACCTGGCTGAAGATCGCGGCGCTGACGGTCGCGGCGCAACTGCTGGGGCACTCGCTGCTGAACCGGGTGGTGCGCGGCCTGGGACCGTCCACCACCTCGACCGCGATCCTGCTGGAGACCCCGGGTGCCGCGCTGATCGCGGGCCTGTGGCTCGGCCAGACCCCGCCGGCGGCCGCCTACCCGGCGCTCGCGGTGATCCTCGGGGGGCTGGCCCTCGTGATCCTCGCCGACCGCCGCCGCTAG